Part of the Melopsittacus undulatus isolate bMelUnd1 chromosome 7, bMelUnd1.mat.Z, whole genome shotgun sequence genome is shown below.
AAAAGCTGCTTTGACCTGTGAGGTTGGAAGGAAACACTATGAACATCAACTTAGGAACTGCAGATTGTTAGCTAACCAACTCTTGCCTAGAGATTCCACATAATCTTTTCTTTGAGAAGGTGTGACCAAAGAAAGATACGTAGAAGAGGATACTATATTGAAAGGACATAAAACATCTAAGACCTGTATGGTGAAGGCTCATTTTGAGTACCACCTAATCCTTAGCTAGAGCATGCATCTTCAGATGATTCTTGCTTAGTCCTCCAATAATTTCAACACTTGTTCTGCTGCCCCCAACCCAAGTCACACACACCAAAGCACTCTCAGCAGCACTGGACACCTGTCATGCTGGAGCAGCATATGCAGACAAGGTCCAAGTACTCAACAGTAGCACTGCTTTAGCTATCACAGGGAaaatccttctctttccctgagCACTTGATCTGGGATGGGGAGACCATGGTTCAGTTCTCACACCTGCCTAGTCTGTAGAAGGGACCTGAGCTTAAGCTCACCTTATATGGCATGAGGGTCTCAGCTACTGGAGTGGACTAGGAGGGGCACCGTATGATTCCCCCCAGGTTGGGCAGTTCAGTCTAACTGAACTGTGAGAGATGCAAGCAGGCTCCTAATTCAGTGCATGTACCATAACAAATGTGCTGCATCCATCCTCCTTTGCACACTGGTGGGTAAGGCAGCGCTGTGCTGTGCACGAAGGGCTGATACAGCTTATAGCCAGGGGCTCCCTTGTAGAAAGGCAAAGCATTCcctgtttcttctgtgttcCACTTCCATACCTTAGACACAGCTGACTCCCAGCACAACTTTACACTGGGAACAACAGACATAAGATTCCCGAATGAAGCAGGGCTCACTATCTTTTAGGACCTACCCCTGAACTTTTAGTAGTATGTTTGACAGCTGATTTACAAAGACTACTATTAATTAGGTTACAGTTACTAACCAGCTGCACCTACTTCAGCCTTTCAGCAGCACATCCATACCACAGCTATTATtccatgatttctttttaaagacaccaaagaaaaaaaaatcactagtCAGTTTTACCTTGGGATCCAGCTTTGAAAAAGCACTGGGTTTGCCTCCCCACATGCTTATTTCCATGATATTGTCAACATCTTCTTTCATCAAGCAGTAAGAGTCCATGAAGGTTATAGCTTGCTGTACACCATCTGCTCCAAAGTCTTTCAAGGGTTGGACAAGCGCATCCCGCAAATACGACAAATACTCCATGTTTACTGTCCTCTTGCATGTCTGGGTTCTTTGTCAAATTAAAAGTAGTAAGTGGATGTGTACACCGCCACTACTCAATTCTAAACACAAGCTACCTGTAGGTAAGGACCTCAGCAAATAGAAAATCAGCTACCTTGAGAGCTAACTGCAAGTGGTACTGAGCCACTCCTGCCATGCCTGCACTGGGGATGACATGAGGTATTCAAAGACCAGTCTGGGGAAACACATCCCTGACTGAGAAACAACAATTTCAGGGCAGAGGGAAGTCACAATGCTGCCAACTTAACTAGAAATATTTGCAGTATAACTGTTGACCAGATTAAACATTAAGAAAGTGTCACCAGCAACACAGGAGCATTTTCACAGATTATACATTAAGTCTGTGCCAAGCACAGCAAGGAATTAATGGCAGGTAATGAACTAGACAAGAACTAAATGCATAACATATTTGATATAAACCAGAAGGTCGGTAGTACCTGAGACTCATGTGCATTCCCAGCTCCTGAATGATACGATCATGTTTACCCGTGGATGAAAATTTCCCCAGCCAGCTGGGAAAGACAGGAAACTGGGACATGGAACCTCTCATCAGCTCGCCTGGGAGAACACTGGCATAAATAGCCTGAAAAACAACACACGTGCCCAGCTCAAACCACAGTGAATTAATCTCACTGACACAATGACGTACAACCCCACAAGGGAGTAGGTACAGTTCCAACTTGTTTTAAGAGAACTCTTTCTTGGTTGCTTGTTTCTGTTCAACCCTTCTTGGGGTACAACTTCATCTCTTGTACCACCCTCTCTGTTACCATGTTCTAAAATACCTGCAAAATTATctgttttaaaagccatttaaagaaaaaaagaccacTCTTGTTTCTCACATCCAGTATGGAGTGCAGTCAGACAAACAGCTGACCATGCAAATAACTGCTGTCATCTCCAACAGACAGATGTGGTGTAGGAGATATTTCTGAAGAACACCACAAATCTACACAAACTCAGCCAGGCAGCTTCCTAAGCAACTTATCAGTCTGCGCCTGTGCTAAGTATGGGGTGAATTAGATGCactccagagatcccttccaacttaATCTGTGGTACATTCTCTGATGCCAGTGATAATCTTTCAAGCACAAGTCTTGTCAATGTTTCAGTGATCAGTGAAGAGTACAGTGACAAAGCTTCAATCCTTTGTGCACTGAGAGATACCAGGCCAGTGAGAGGCTGGGATAGGAAGCACATAAAACAGAGTAGGCTCATAGCTACACATCAGAAGTGGTGCGTGCCATGTGCTCCTATGCTTCAGAACGATGGGGCAAGGTTTTTGAAGCCTCGGAAGACTTATCTCAAGGTAGAGTGTGAGGTCAACAATATGAGTATGGGAAACTGCTCTCACCAGCAACACAGACAACACTGCATGAAGCATGAACTTCACAGGTCATAAAAATTATACTGAAATATCAGTTTCAACAGATCAGTCTTTTACACTGGACACCAATAAAGGACATGAGTGCTGTGCTCACCTGTGTTGGAAGAAGATTCCAGTTTTGCTTGCTACGAATCTGTCTGTCCACTATATCACCATCACAGATACTATCAGCTGCTCTACTCAAGAGCACCAAGTGCTTTTTCAgatttcctctggaaaaaaaaaaacaagttgaCTGTATTACAAACCAGAAATACCCAGACAGGTTTTAGTCTAGTTTTACTCTCCGACACAAATGCCTGTGTTAATCTGGGTATGGAATAActcacccagcagcagctggtttcACATGTACATAGTTCTCTTGGACAAAGAGAGGTGCCAGGGAATAATCGTGGAAGAAAAGATCCAATTTGTCTATGAGAGACATACGAGAAGTCTCGCCTCCAGCAGAAAAAACCTTCCGGACAACGTCAAACGGGCCCTAAGTAAATGGTATTTCACAACGTCAGTGGGTTGCAGGTCAACACAAACAATAAGACGGCTCAATATCAACAAAAGTACTTTAGTGATGGTACCCAACAACACTTGGACTCATCAGTACAAAATCAATGCTCAGTATTTCCTTCCTAGCACTTCACCAGTTTTGAGAATTCTGGTTTACTTCTGATATTAAGAGAATTATCTCTTAAACAGAGGACTTAGGATGAGCAATATGAGCTTCATAATTGCATCTTACGTAAGTAACCAACATCAAAATACATACTCACTCCTGGATTTACTGTTTTTCACCCgtcttttccagttttacagCTCCCTGCATCTAGGCTGTCAGTGCTTTAGAAGATGCTTATAAAGCTTAGTGAATATATTAGAATATATGACAGTAAAAGCCAATCCAGTATTTTATACTTACCAGTTTGATATCCTTCTTGGCTCTGCTGGCATCAGTTTTAGCCTCATCATAAGTCAATGATTTATCTTTCGCACACCACATATTAAGGTTATGTAAAACCTGAAGAACAAAATTTACAATTTGGTAGCATTAAATGGAAGactcaagcagaaaaaaagtctcATCTCTATACATAACAATACTGTTCAAATACTATGCTGCAGTCAAGGATGTGTGTATTATGTGCTATCTGAATGTTTAATTGGCACTGACCTGTCTGATGTCCTGATTTGCTGCCAGGATTATCTCTTGCATAGCAGGTGGTGGAATTTTTAAGCCTTCTTTAAATGCTATAGACATCATGGCACCCTGCGATACACACATTAATTGTCATTCGAGAATTCTGTGAGTTCTTCCCCCTACAGAACACACTGACATCCCTGTGAAAGAGCATTATCATATCCCTCtaggtttttaaaatacatataatttaAACTTTCGCTTAAACACAAGTCATCCCATGAGTCATCCCAAACATAAGCCATCCCTTTTTTAAGTGTAAAACCTCTACTCCTTTTTTAGGTGTAAAAAAGCACATAGTcgttaaaataaatgaataaataaatctttgGATGTATTTAAAATAGACTTCTAAAATATGAAAGGCTTTGGGATATTTCattctttgggaagaaaaactCAAACAACCCATTTTGAAAAGCCATTAAGTTTTAGGTGGTGTTTCCAATTTTGTACAAATTCTGCCACATGAAGACAAAAGTTACTAATGGTAATTCAGTGCAGCCCACACAACCACAGCCTTCTTACCTTTATCTGTTCTAGACGAGGTCTCTGAAAACGAAGATCAAAACAGTAGTGGACCAAGGAACGCATTTTAGGGTGGTTGCGATCATTACACATACAGATGATGGGGACCTTTGTGTGTCTAATCAAACCAATCAACTCCTGTAATTGAAACATGTTACAACAATTACTTCAGATGACTCGGAAAACAAGAATGGTTGAAATGTAATACCAAGCAGCATTTATCCTCACCTTAAATCAGACCCTTGAGAGGTACAAGTCTATACAACTTTTCCTATTACAATCATGCTTCTACACAGTGAAAACGCAACCCCTCTCCTACTTCTACTTGCTATTCTATTCAGCTGCAATAAGTCTGGTGTCTACTCACTTCCACTATCTACTCCCAGCAATCATGTTTGGTCTGTTCTTCATGAAACAATGAAGATCAATAGCCCAGAGTAGAGCTGTTCACCTGCAGAGCTAGGTTCATTTATCTAAAGGCCAGTTTGACCTGGCCTGTGCCCAGAGGGAGCACAGTGCAGTCTTTCTTACTGCACCCTGCCATAAACAATGAAGAAGCAGGAAGTAAAAagatcagcacctccctgtCCAAAGAGCTCAGCCCTGAGTCTTCAGGATCACTAGGCTTACCAGAACAAATTTTGCCTGCTATAATGAAGGTGAAATTCAGTTCAGTTTTGTATTCCTGCAATATAAATGTCTCCATCTGAACTAAAGATCTGTTTTTGTCAAAGTACTGCATGTGATCACGGGAATTCTTCAGAAGCTAAAATTGGAGCTGCTAAGGAGAACAAAAGATAATACTGCCTACACCACATTATTTATTCAGTGTTACTGCCTCCCAAAGAGAGCAACAGTCCCATCCGGATTACAAACCTCCCACTGCAGGTAGGTGTCAACTACAGAGACTTTAGGATCAATTAACCTGTACAAGAACAAACATCAAAAGCGCACACAACCAAGTTCATCACTACAGGTGTCTTTTACACAGGTAtcatttttccccctctacCAGTGCGTAATCCTTCCATACAAAGACAGACTTCTAACAGAGGTCAGATAAACTACTCTGCAGAGACTTTCTATGGACCATGGGCTGAAAAGAGCAGAGTGGCTTGAAATATTTAGTGCTATATGTGGTATGCACTCTTAGCAATGGCATTAGCTAATAACTATAGGAGTTTCACCTGAATCCCTCCTCTGTCTTCATTGCCTGCCATACCATCCACTTCATCCATGATCAATACATGTTTCCCGCTAACTGATGAGGATGTGCCTGAAAATGAATATGGACAAAAAATgagatggaaataaaatatggaCTTGCTCAGTTTTATATAATGCTTTATAGGTTAGGTAACCCCATATCAAGACAACTGATGTGGTGGTGAAACTCTTGCTCTACCACTTGATCACATGGATCTATGTTCAGAGAACAGAAGTGACTACAACCTCCTGTCACCTTCCAAGAAACAAGTCCCatgcaacagaaaagcaactgCAGAGTTCTTGAGCAGTTTGTGCAGATTAATAACTTAATCTGCTAATAGCAGGATTTAATTCTACAATTGAAGATGAAATACAGCAGGTTATTAAACAAAGCCATGCTTTTTAGAGCCAGATCCCTCCACGTGAGGAGTAAGTTAAATTCCTAACACTTGTGCAATAAGGAAGTTCTGTCCCTCCTGTAACCGAATTCttaacacaacaaaaatccGCCTTCAAACAACAGACATACCAGAACAGAAGTCTTTGATGCTGGTGTTGTTAAGTGATTCAGCAACTACTTCCTTCAGACTGTTCTTACTGCGAGTGTCACTGGCATTCAGCTCCACATAGCTATACCCCAGTTCCTAGTccaaacacaaaatcacaaaatgagAACACAGATCAGTGAAAGAGCATGTGTATTCAGAGATAGTATCAGTATTTCAGTGTTCCAGAAGAAAGCTCTTACAACACTACTTTCACATCTAATTTCTGGCTTTGATTGCTTTCtcccctctttttctcttgcactccaaaaatatttataatgacACATCATCACAGATATGCCCAAATGAAAACTTGGGGgctgggggaaagggaagaagtcAGCACAGTTTTAGTTCTGGAAGATGAACAGAACTGCCACCAGGGATAGAAACAGAACTATAAGCCAAGGCTGCCTAAGCTCCATGGTATTTCCCACTGCATATCAAAAAGTCTTATGCACAAAGAAGCTGAAGAGAAGCTTTTGATTATTTAACAGCTAGGAAACGCATCGCTCCCCCAGCAGTCGGAACACTTCAGAACAGGGCTGGGCTGCATGAAAGTCCCGGAAAGAGCTTAACTCAGCCACTCCTTTATCCGCAAACTCCCATGCCAGGGCCATGTCCCAGCACTCCAGTGAGTTACACACAGCCTTGGTTTTTCAGCTTAAACAACCCCATTTAGTTGGGACGCTCCTATGGGGAGCAGTGAAACGCTTTGCAAAGACCTGAAGCAACTGTGAGCAAGCTAAGCTGGAAaccagaagcagagaagaacaCAGTAGTGCAGAAATGAGCCCATGCAAGCACATCCAGCTTTTCTACAGGTCTGGTTTTGGGTGTGGCATCAGTTTGCTGGCCCACACCTTTAAGGCGAAGGCAGAAGATTGGGAGTTACTCTATACAACTCAAATATTGCAGTAAGTAATCACTCCTTCCCAGCACACAGATCAGGTGGCTGACAATAGTTCTTTGGAGCCCTTCCAAGCTGGCAATACCATATTCTAAACAAGTTCTTGTAATTcaggtgatatggtttagtgtgaggtgtccctgcccatggcaggggggttggaactagatgatcttaaggtcctttccaaccctaactattctatgattcaaagaacaaaaatactctGAAGTGTTACAACAGCACTATTAATAAGtcagagaaaaagacagaaagacagaaagacagaaagacagaaagacagaaagacagaaagacagaaagacagaaagacagaaagacagaaagacagaaagacagaaagacagaaagacagaaagacagaaagacagaaagacagaaagacagaaagacagaaagacagaaagacagaaagacagaaagacagaaagacagaaagacagaaagacagaaagacagaaagacagaaagacagaaagacagaaagacagaaagacagaaagacagaaagacagaaagacagaaagacagaaagacagaaagacagaaagacagaaagacagaaagacagaaagacagaaagacagaaagacagaaagacagaaagacagaaagacagaaagacagaaagacagaaagacagaaagacagaaagacagaaagacagacagacagacagaaagacagaaagacagacagaaagacagacagaaagacagacagaaagacagacagaaagacagacagaaagacagacagaaagacagacagaaagacagacagacagaaagacagacagacagaaagacagacagaaagacagacagacagaaagacagacagacagaaagacagacagacagaaagacagacagacagaaagacagacagacagaaagacagacagacagaaagacagacagaaagacagacagaaagacagacagaaagacagacagaaagacagacagaaagacagacagaaagacagacagaaagacagacagaaagacagacagaaagacagacagaaagacagacagaaagacagacagaaagacagacagaaagacagacagaaagacagacagacagaaagacagacagaaagacagacagaaagacagacagacagaaagacagacagacagaaagacagacagaaagacagacagacagaaagacagacagaaagaaagaaagaaagaaagaaagacagacaaagaaagaaagaaataaagaaagaaagaaagaaagaaagaaagaaagaaagaaagacaaaaagacagacaaagaaagaaagacaaaaagacagacaaagaaagaaagaaagaaagaaagaaaaagaggtctGGAGGTCTCAGCTGATTCTCATGACACAGTGGAACACAGTGTTCAAGTCAGTTAAGGAACACTGATTTCTAAATTCAGATTTAGAAATGCTCACAAAGTACTGTCAACTTCTCTCATTCCAAAGTACTATTTGAATTTAGACTGAGTCTGGGAAACTGCTCTTTGTTACATATATAAAAGCCATGGCCAAGTCTTTCAGAAAGGTTGCCAGAACTTGACTCCCACTAAATTCAGTTCAAATATTCTCCGACTTGTAGAGCTGGTGCTGAATGCTCAAGTTTTTGTAAACCATCTTTAGTTGTTCAGCACACTGTGGCATGCTTCCTCTCAATATAACAGAAACGCAGACACCCACTGCTATACTTTCACCCCAGACCTGACATAAAGGTAACTATAAACTTCCATATATTTTCATCTGTAACCCTGTTCTGAGCAGGTAGAACTAGGCTGGGGAAGACACTGGCCATTCATGTGATACCCACTGTATCTGTATCCAGATACAGAAGCAATATGGAACAAAACATGTTGGGAACATGTGTCAATATAAGCTCACCTTACAAACCAAAGAAGCTGTAGTAGTTTTACCAACTCCAGGTGGACCAGAAAGTAATGCTGCCTTAAAACCGGTACCATCATCTTTGCCTCCAGTTTTACTGTTCTTTGCTATAAAAGAAGATTCCAGGTTTTACCTAGGTATGTattacaaaacaaacagcatacTTCTAAAGGTATCAGACACCACtggatatttttccttatttaggGCCTGACATTAACATCAAAAACTGCATACACATCTGCATCCAAACTATGTGAGGAAAGGCAGTTTGAACCATCTTAATTTAAGACCTGCAGAGATTctaaactgaaaacaggaaaagtgCTATGAATGTAACACAACTATTTCAGCAATTTCCTCACAAACACAGAACAGTAAAAGAAACCATGCACCCAAACAAACtgaaccaaaccccaaacaccacAGAAAAATCCCACTACCCACTATGGTTGAAGTGAAACTTAAACActattttaaacacattaaaatactgTCTATAGGATGACTCACTACACATGACATGGAGTTGTCCTACATGTCAGGCAGAACCAGGGACCTTAAAAATTCAACTCTTCGTCATACATGACAGCAGCAGTTTAGACATGATGCCATCCTGTATTTTCACCATGTGTACACACAGGTTAGCACTGGCCAACATTCTCTTGGTGAGAAATAATTCAATAGGTCATTTTAAGCCCtagctttctgttctgttttggggggtggggagtgGTAACGTAACAATGGCTTCACCAAAATAAACCTCAGGCCCAACTGCTGCTAAAAATTCATCCAGGTGAAGCCTCACTCCTGATTTCTAGAGCTGCTCTGCCATCTCAAAGGCCCATATTGGTCCAGAGAACCAATCAGTGTGATTGGCATGGaggaacacagagaaaagtTAACCATGCTAGTCACCTTGTCCATCCTCCAAGGTATTCTTGTGCCAGTTTCTGAGCCATCGGAGCAGTTTATTGGCACAGCTTTGCTCACCCTGCTGTCCAATTACTGCCTTAAGAGATACAGGCTTGTATTTATCCACCCACAGTAATCTCTCTGTTCCATCTTCATTAACCTCAGAAGCCAAGTTCCCCTTCAGACAGGaggcttctttcttctcttcagtcTGCCTTTTAAAGTCTGTAAGTTTTCGCACAGCAGTGGTTTCTATCCTGGCAGATTTGATTGTATCTCCTTTTTCAGGAGTAgacttgtattttttattatcagCTTCCCTTTTGATGGGgctaaaattactttttccagcATCAGCTTTCTGTGGTGTCTTTTTAAGTCTTGACTCCGCTTTCTTTGCCTTAGGAAAATAAAGGtaacaaaattaaacagaaattaaagaaaaaaaaaggcaaaaaagcacAGTAAATAAATGGATTGTCTTAAACAGCTCTGTACAGGAGTGGTTAAGAAAGTAACAAAACCCCTATGGCTCCCAAGAAGTCttaaacccaaacagaaaattTTCACTTTCAATACTTTTAACCAAGAAGGTTGAACAGACAAGCACACGTGTTACTGGGACAGAAGACCAAAACGCCTTTCACTTAAAGGCAAACCAAAGgggaaaaccaaccaaccaaaacctaaatttaTAATAAACAAACCTCTGTTTCAGCTGCCAGCTCATATTTGGACTTTTTGCCCGGCATAGTTCGAATGAGATCAAACAGGCCATCCTCATCAACAATTTTTGTCCCTAAAGCTGATGCCTGGAGCAAAAGTGAGAATTCAAAGGGAAGTCAAGTTAGGAGTTACATAATTCAATTCAAAAGTGCTTTCCAGAAAAGACTATGTTTAGGAACCCAACAAAGAAAAAGGTGTTTACGCatctatacacacacatacacacacacacacgtgtgtatgcatataaataaaaagcaaaaccaagccCTAAAACATTAGGCAACTTTTCCTTTTAACGTGTACTTTATTTGTAGTACTGCCTTGCTTTGACAGAGATACTGAAAATCAGTCAGATGTGAACAATTCAGagtttcacttctgttttgctCAGGCACAGGAACACTCACCTTTTCGCATTTAGATTGGCCACAGTCTCGCCCCATAACCAGATAGTTTGTCTTCTTGCTGACATTTCCAGTGACTTTTCCACCGTAACGTTCAATCAGAGACTTGGCCTCATCTCTCTCAATACACTCCAGAACACCTGTAATTACGAATGTCAGGCCTTCCAAGCAGTTTTCAGCTCCCTGAGAACCAGAACATTACAGGAAATGCCATTACCTGATGCAATTCTACCAAATACCTCTTCACCATGAGCTTCTTTAACCCCTTACTATGTCAAGTACCACATGAAACTTCAAAAATAAGCCTATCATACCTAGCTAGGTACTAGTTCTAGGAGTTCAAAAGCCATTAAAGGAATAGCTACCCAACAGGACACACATTGTTTACCTGACCAACCACACTCATAACACTCTGTGCTTGAAGCACAGAATGTCAGTCAAACAAGCAACAGCAGTCTTCCAACTTTAAGACCAGTAACTATTATTCATTATCATGACTTCATAAACCAAGTactgaatttaatttcttagtATGTATCCTTACATTTAGTCACTGCTTTGGATTACAATTTAGCTTCTTCCAACATATACTTCCTAtttgaaaaagacagaaatttttaaacagtttagTTGATACTTGTTAACCACTTCTAACAGTAAGTCTGTGATCCACTCCAGTTCTACATGCAGAATTCTGGTGTAGCCAAACTTACCTGGGGTATCTCTTTGGAACCCAGCGCTCTTGGACCCTCACGATTAAGGAAGCTTCGGTAGGCTTGGTAATTGATTCGTTTCTTTTCAGAGTCCTCAGGACTTATAGACTTgggcaggagagaaaaaaaaattactacacATATCACATACTTAAACTCAACAAAACAAACTCAAGCATCACAGTTTAATACAACTTTATGCACCTAAGGAAAAAGATCTAAGATTTGGTTTTAACTTATTAACATACAACACTTTTccaagctttttttcctgtagttttACAATTGTTAGGAACTTAAACCTTACCAGAATTCATATTCTTAAACACTGCCCAGAAGAATCGAAGTATCAAGTTACAAGAGTGACACATACAACAGTaataaatgaaaagtattttcctgcAAAAACATACTGACATTTCCTGGCAACTAAATTCACTTTGACAGCTCCTACCTCAGCCTTCTTGGGAgaaattttctccttctttggtgttgtcttctcttctttcctggAAGCAGGTTTTTCTTTCGATATTAAACTTTGAgcatctctttgcttttcagccatctcttctttttgtttcagagaCGCAAGCCTAGAGCTAGGTTTCAAAGGCAAGGTCTTATCTGACAATTCTCTTGCTGCTCTACCATCAGATGACTGGGGGGTTAAATGAGAGCCTTCTAAATTATGCTTCACAGCATAATTTTCTGCTTCACCCGTCGAGGTTGTTCCTTTCCCTTGAaaagaggcagagggaagagagcatatatatatatatatatatatataagaatgTATCTAGTTAATATTATAAATTggtgaaatattttccatattcCACATCCTACCTCTTTCTGAttgcttacatttttctttcacattagGACTGCTCTTGATGCTCAACACTGTTTGTTCTCCTCCTGAATCTTTCCGAGCCTAAATAAACACACAATGCCAAAGTCAGAGATGCATGTCCCAAGATACTATTAAGTCCAGATCCTTGAGTTTTCCTACTGTTAAGTACAACAGACTGAATGGCATCTAACAAAGCTGACCCCTAGGACAAGTCAGAATACAGTCTCTATCAAAGGCAGACAGATAAGTGAATTCTGAACTCAGCCATGTGCATAAATTCCTAAAGTCAAAGACCAGACAGACTTCCAG
Proteins encoded:
- the RFC1 gene encoding replication factor C subunit 1 isoform X2 — translated: MDIRKFFDVVTPGRRQELETVKKSTNIKNGEGPSRGKKKEKETKVNNSPSEDDDSKQKWAKKKKRIIYDSDSEEEVQSVKKSKKESEKKAATSKRDKVLKQDPVVYISETDEEDDFVNKRISLKPKENGTSAINCPGTATVKKEDVKPRAKSKPLSPVKQTPTSALDYFGTSSVQRSEKKLVASKRKEPSQSRASTLNDEAIARQLQLEEDSELERQLHEDEEFARTLAMLDETPQKKKARKDSGGEQTVLSIKSSPNVKEKWKGTTSTGEAENYAVKHNLEGSHLTPQSSDGRAARELSDKTLPLKPSSRLASLKQKEEMAEKQRDAQSLISKEKPASRKEEKTTPKKEKISPKKAESISPEDSEKKRINYQAYRSFLNREGPRALGSKEIPQGAENCLEGLTFVITGVLECIERDEAKSLIERYGGKVTGNVSKKTNYLVMGRDCGQSKCEKASALGTKIVDEDGLFDLIRTMPGKKSKYELAAETEAKKAESRLKKTPQKADAGKSNFSPIKREADNKKYKSTPEKGDTIKSARIETTAVRKLTDFKRQTEEKKEASCLKGNLASEVNEDGTERLLWVDKYKPVSLKAVIGQQGEQSCANKLLRWLRNWHKNTLEDGQAKNSKTGGKDDGTGFKAALLSGPPGVGKTTTASLVCKELGYSYVELNASDTRSKNSLKEVVAESLNNTSIKDFCSGTSSSVSGKHVLIMDEVDGMAGNEDRGGIQELIGLIRHTKVPIICMCNDRNHPKMRSLVHYCFDLRFQRPRLEQIKGAMMSIAFKEGLKIPPPAMQEIILAANQDIRQVLHNLNMWCAKDKSLTYDEAKTDASRAKKDIKLGPFDVVRKVFSAGGETSRMSLIDKLDLFFHDYSLAPLFVQENYVHVKPAAAGGNLKKHLVLLSRAADSICDGDIVDRQIRSKQNWNLLPTQAIYASVLPGELMRGSMSQFPVFPSWLGKFSSTGKHDRIIQELGMHMSLRTQTCKRTVNMEYLSYLRDALVQPLKDFGADGVQQAITFMDSYCLMKEDVDNIMEISMWGGKPSAFSKLDPKVKAAFTRAYNREAHLTPYSLNSVKISGRQSGSVSTLEMSEDFNVEEIQSDEDEQDTVDSDAMIKQKKVKSSSKLAKKEKNEEMTKKEGKRKEKTRH
- the RFC1 gene encoding replication factor C subunit 1 isoform X1; this encodes MDIRKFFDVVTPGRRQELETVKKSTNIKNGEGPSRGKKKEKETKVNNSPSEDDDSKQKWAKKKKRIIYDSDSEEEVQSVKKSKKESEKKAATSKRDKVLKQDPVVYISETDEEDDFVNKRISLKPKENGTSAINCPGTATVKKEDVKPRAKSKPLSPVKQTPTSALDYFGTSSVQRSEKKLVASKRKEPSQSRASTLNDEAIARQLQLEEDSELERQLHEDEEFARTLAMLDETPQKKKARKDSGGEQTVLSIKSSPNVKEKCKQSERGKGTTSTGEAENYAVKHNLEGSHLTPQSSDGRAARELSDKTLPLKPSSRLASLKQKEEMAEKQRDAQSLISKEKPASRKEEKTTPKKEKISPKKAESISPEDSEKKRINYQAYRSFLNREGPRALGSKEIPQGAENCLEGLTFVITGVLECIERDEAKSLIERYGGKVTGNVSKKTNYLVMGRDCGQSKCEKASALGTKIVDEDGLFDLIRTMPGKKSKYELAAETEAKKAESRLKKTPQKADAGKSNFSPIKREADNKKYKSTPEKGDTIKSARIETTAVRKLTDFKRQTEEKKEASCLKGNLASEVNEDGTERLLWVDKYKPVSLKAVIGQQGEQSCANKLLRWLRNWHKNTLEDGQAKNSKTGGKDDGTGFKAALLSGPPGVGKTTTASLVCKELGYSYVELNASDTRSKNSLKEVVAESLNNTSIKDFCSGTSSSVSGKHVLIMDEVDGMAGNEDRGGIQELIGLIRHTKVPIICMCNDRNHPKMRSLVHYCFDLRFQRPRLEQIKGAMMSIAFKEGLKIPPPAMQEIILAANQDIRQVLHNLNMWCAKDKSLTYDEAKTDASRAKKDIKLGPFDVVRKVFSAGGETSRMSLIDKLDLFFHDYSLAPLFVQENYVHVKPAAAGGNLKKHLVLLSRAADSICDGDIVDRQIRSKQNWNLLPTQAIYASVLPGELMRGSMSQFPVFPSWLGKFSSTGKHDRIIQELGMHMSLRTQTCKRTVNMEYLSYLRDALVQPLKDFGADGVQQAITFMDSYCLMKEDVDNIMEISMWGGKPSAFSKLDPKVKAAFTRAYNREAHLTPYSLNSVKISGRQSGSVSTLEMSEDFNVEEIQSDEDEQDTVDSDAMIKQKKVKSSSKLAKKEKNEEMTKKEGKRKEKTRH